A window from Apostichopus japonicus isolate 1M-3 chromosome 2, ASM3797524v1, whole genome shotgun sequence encodes these proteins:
- the LOC139977933 gene encoding sterol carrier protein 2-like has translation MIRSMLSISRSTLSTSLKNISQRNNSSILSVNVQTNSSLASAEEMAPNKPKTFVVGVGMTKFEKPGRGTHDDYPEMAKEATNKALADAGLTYDQIEQAAVGYCYGDSTCGQKALYGVGMTGIPIYNVNNNCSTGSTALILAKNLVEGGLADCVLALGFEKMQPGSLKNTFSDRANPMEDFVTLMAELQGFAPSPPAAQLFANAGREHMAKYGTKPEHFAKIAWKNHKHSTRNPYSQFQDEYTLDQIKASPLIHDPVTKLQCCPTSDGSAAAIVCSEEFVHKHNLQANAVEILAMEMVTDGPSTFDDKSSIKLVGYDMTKKAAEKVFSKAGKTPEDVQVIELHDCFSANELITYEALGLCPEGKAGEFIDAGDNTYGGKYVINPSGGLISKGHPLGATGLAQCTELNWQLRNKADKRQVPGVKLALQHNIGLGGAVVVALYQKGFPEYSQTALYPATTAAGAFKAEPVFDLVQSTLKTEGAEYVKKVKAVFAFNVTDGPGGAKETWVIDVKNGNGSVTRGSSNKKADCTFTMKDSDLYDLMLGKLQPQAAFFSGKMKFNGNMAVAMKLQQIMPKVPPANL, from the exons ATGATAAGATCAATGCTCTCTATTTCGAGGTCCACATTGTCAACCTCACTTAAAAACATTTCACAGAGAAACAACAGTTCTATTCTCTCAGTTAACGTCCAGACTAACTCAAGTCTTGCTTCTGCCGAAGAAATGGCACCAAATAAACCCAAGACATTTGTTGTGGGTGTTGGGATGACAAAA tTTGAGAAACCTGGCAGAGGTACTCATGATGACTACCCAGAGATGGCAAAAGAGGCAACTAATAAAGCCCTTGCAGATGCCGGACTAACCTACGACCAGATCGAGCAGGCTGCCGTTGGTTACTGCTACGGTGATTCAACTTGCGGCCAGAAGGCGCTTTATGGTGTAGGAATGACAGGCATACCGATCTATAAT GTTAACAACAACTGCTCAACGGGCTCTACCGCCCTGATATTGGCCAAGAATCTGGTGGAGGGAGGCCTCGCTGACTGTGTGCTCGCTCTAGGATTTGAAAAGATGCAGCCAGGTTCACTGAAAAATACT TTCAGCGATCGAGCTAACCCCATGGAAGATTTTGTGACCCTCATGGCCGAGCTCCAGGGATTTGCGCCATCTCCTCCAGCTGCTCAACTCTTTGCCAACGCTGGCAGAGAGCATATGGCCAAATATG GAACCAAACCCGAACACTTCGCCAAGATCGCCTGGAAAAACCACAAGCACTCCACCAGGAACCC ATATTCCCAGTTTCAAGATGAATACACACTGGATCAAATCAAGGCATCTCCACTGATTCATGATCCTGTTACCAAGTTACAATGTTG CCCAACATCGGATGGCAGTGCTGCTGCTATTGTCTGCAGTGAAGAGTTTGTACACAAGCACAACCTGCAGGCTAACGCTGTGGAGATCCTGGCAATGGAAATGGTTACTGACGGTCCCAGTACATTTGACGACAAAAGTTCCATCAAACTG GTTGGATACGATATGACCAAAAAAGCAGCCGAGAAAGTTTTCTCTAAAGCCGGCAAAACTCCGGAGGATGTCCAGGTCATTGAACTTCACGACTGTTTCTCAGCGAATGAATTGATCACCTATGAAGCCCTCGGACTCTGTCCAGAAG GAAAGGCAGGAGAGTTTATCGATGCCGGTGATAATACCTACGGAGGAAAGTATGTCATAAACCCTAGTGGTGGACTGATATCTAAAGGACATCCTCTGGGTGCCACAG GACTTGCTCAGTGCACAGAACTCAATTGGCAGCTCAGGAACAAAGCAGACAAGAGACAAGTGCCTGGAGTCAAGCTGGCCCTGCAACATAACATCGGATTGGGTGGAGCAGTGGTTGTCGCCCTCTATCAGAAGGGGTTCCCCGAATATTCACA aACTGCTCTCTATCCAGCCACTACAGCAGCCGGGGCCTTTAAGGCCGAGCCAGTCTTTGATCTCGTCCAAAGTACCCTCAAAACA GAGGGGGCAGAATACGTCAAGAAGGTAAAGGCAGTGTTTGCTTTCAACGTCACCGATGGTCCGGGAGGTGCCAAGGAGACCTGGGTCATCGACGTGAAAAACGGCAATGGGTCAGTGACCCGAGGATCAAGCAACA AGAAAGCCGACTGTACATTCACCATGAAGGATTCAGATCTTTACGACCTCATGCTGGGTAAACTACAACCTCAAGCG GCCTTCTTCTCTGGAAAAATGAAGTTTAATGGTAACATGGCTGTTGCGATGAAGCTTCAACAAATAATGCCAAAAGTTCCACCAGCTAACCTGTGA